In Paenibacillus sp. G2S3, a single window of DNA contains:
- a CDS encoding ABC transporter permease yields the protein MSISLKRARAIFVKDYKEFSRNYALSIMLIFPIIIALIFRRAGASLPGASGFLFNSSFVLLTCFAQACLIAEEKERNTLRSLMMTPATTMDVLIGKSSLVFVMSAVVLAISTLLFGYEPANIWAFVAVIILSIILYTAAGTICGLFSKTLLEASLSILPVAFIFMGAPWGAVLVKDYPVFKVLDYMPSSQLVHLLGLSNTGYTTGDVLKPLLITLAWTVVLTIVSIVLYQRRLKDE from the coding sequence ATGAGTATCTCATTAAAACGTGCCCGGGCGATATTTGTGAAGGATTATAAAGAGTTTTCACGTAACTATGCGCTGTCCATTATGCTGATTTTTCCTATTATTATCGCTCTGATTTTCAGGAGGGCAGGTGCGTCTTTGCCTGGAGCCAGCGGTTTTCTTTTTAATAGTTCGTTTGTATTACTAACATGTTTCGCACAAGCCTGCTTGATTGCTGAAGAGAAGGAGCGTAACACTTTACGGTCATTAATGATGACTCCGGCTACGACCATGGATGTACTAATCGGTAAAAGCAGCTTAGTCTTTGTCATGTCTGCTGTTGTTCTCGCTATTTCCACATTATTATTTGGCTATGAGCCAGCTAATATATGGGCGTTTGTAGCAGTAATCATTCTTTCGATTATTCTGTATACTGCAGCCGGGACGATCTGTGGTTTATTCTCCAAGACGTTGCTTGAAGCCTCATTATCTATACTCCCTGTGGCGTTCATATTTATGGGGGCACCGTGGGGGGCAGTACTAGTGAAGGATTATCCGGTCTTCAAAGTGCTGGATTACATGCCAAGCAGTCAGCTTGTGCATTTGCTGGGTCTAAGCAATACAGGTTATACGACGGGCGATGTATTGAAACCCCTCCTCATTACTTTGGCATGGACAGTTGTATTAACAATTGTCTCTATTGTTTTGTATCAACGGCGGTTGAAGGATGAGTAA
- a CDS encoding aminoglycoside phosphotransferase family protein has protein sequence MTNEKLLDLLSRYDIQQPEIIFLRHNENRTYRINDRTGKSYLLRIHDPFIDDMKGLQHTYAGILGELQMLEKLGSWSTHEIQTPVRNKDGQLITIVEYEGELLNCSVLTWLAGRDMSKNDVNNLELVKKLGSQIAELHTFFRQYENSDMEIRPSQGRAYNERMIRVIHSGVKKNLFTSSDATIIEQTLQLINSRLDDHGGEAGPDLIHGDLCMGNIIITNEGEVRFIDFGFFGKGYALLDIAMGAMMLPSDRRDTFLKGYYRAHENTANDLLQLEGFMLVAIIGYYVFQMENEHVHAWMRERMPKLCTEYCRPFLNGESIFYKI, from the coding sequence ATGACGAATGAGAAACTTTTGGACTTACTAAGCAGGTACGATATTCAACAGCCTGAGATTATTTTCTTAAGGCACAACGAGAACAGAACATATCGTATTAATGACAGGACCGGAAAATCATATTTACTCCGCATTCATGACCCTTTTATAGATGACATGAAAGGTTTACAACATACATACGCCGGCATTCTTGGAGAATTACAAATGCTTGAGAAGCTGGGAAGCTGGAGCACCCACGAAATACAGACTCCCGTAAGAAACAAAGATGGTCAACTAATTACGATCGTTGAATACGAAGGCGAACTACTAAACTGCTCCGTCCTCACCTGGCTGGCTGGAAGAGACATGAGTAAGAATGATGTTAACAATCTTGAACTGGTTAAAAAACTGGGATCACAAATAGCAGAGCTGCATACTTTTTTTCGGCAGTACGAAAATTCAGATATGGAGATTCGCCCGAGTCAAGGCAGAGCCTATAATGAACGGATGATCCGTGTGATCCATTCGGGTGTGAAAAAGAATTTATTTACGTCTTCTGATGCTACTATCATTGAACAAACGCTGCAATTGATCAACTCCCGGTTAGATGACCATGGCGGAGAGGCAGGCCCTGACCTTATTCATGGGGACCTGTGTATGGGTAATATCATCATCACAAACGAAGGAGAGGTGCGCTTCATTGATTTTGGCTTTTTCGGAAAAGGTTACGCCTTGCTTGATATAGCCATGGGGGCTATGATGCTGCCATCCGATCGAAGAGACACTTTCCTTAAGGGATATTACAGAGCGCACGAAAATACAGCGAATGATCTACTGCAGCTGGAAGGTTTTATGTTGGTCGCTATTATTGGATATTACGTTTTCCAGATGGAGAATGAACATGTTCATGCCTGGATGCGTGAAAGAATGCCCAAATTATGCACAGAGTATTGTCGCCCCTTCCTCAATGGTGAAAGTATATTTTATAAAATATAA
- a CDS encoding VOC family protein — protein sequence MIKGFGGIFWRTKNLEVIKKWYSEVLKIEIDNWNGTVIKPQLGNETIFSFFTEDDNYFPTEQQVMLNFQVHDLDETIKHLEHIGVPLAKKKEISEFGKFVWIEDPEGRLIELWEK from the coding sequence ATGATAAAAGGTTTTGGAGGAATATTTTGGAGAACTAAGAATCTTGAGGTTATAAAAAAATGGTACAGTGAGGTCTTGAAGATTGAAATAGATAACTGGAATGGGACTGTGATAAAACCCCAATTAGGAAACGAGACTATCTTTTCTTTCTTTACCGAGGATGACAATTATTTTCCAACTGAACAACAAGTGATGTTAAATTTCCAAGTACATGATCTAGACGAGACTATTAAGCATCTTGAACACATTGGTGTACCACTTGCAAAGAAAAAAGAGATTAGTGAATTTGGAAAGTTTGTTTGGATTGAAGATCCTGAAGGTCGACTGATTGAACTTTGGGAGAAATAA
- a CDS encoding VOC family protein: MSVKRIVANIHTQNVSAAKSFYQDVLELDLLMDHGWIETYGVLGQENIQISFASQGGSNTPTPDLSIEVDDIDAVFERMKSAGYTIEYGLVDEAWGVRRFYVRDPFGKLINILAHGD, from the coding sequence ATGAGCGTAAAACGAATTGTCGCCAATATTCATACACAGAATGTTTCGGCAGCAAAAAGCTTTTACCAGGACGTGCTCGAGCTTGATTTATTGATGGATCATGGTTGGATTGAAACATACGGCGTACTCGGGCAGGAGAACATTCAAATAAGCTTCGCCTCACAGGGCGGCTCTAATACGCCTACTCCTGATCTTTCGATTGAAGTTGATGATATTGATGCGGTGTTTGAACGTATGAAGAGTGCTGGATATACGATAGAATATGGACTTGTTGATGAAGCTTGGGGAGTTCGGAGATTCTATGTCCGTGACCCATTTGGCAAACTTATCAACATACTTGCTCATGGAGATTAA
- a CDS encoding antibiotic biosynthesis monooxygenase, protein MSNNKENVILYIRFKVKNGKKEEFKELLSANMRALEHESAFVSAILSEDIDNSNEVTLFEIWKGTKESWLKEELPKPYRKTYEHQLVDLIDERIISYLTPTDEWRTDLTNKKIN, encoded by the coding sequence ATGAGTAATAATAAAGAAAACGTAATACTTTATATAAGATTTAAAGTTAAAAATGGGAAAAAGGAAGAATTCAAAGAATTATTATCTGCTAATATGCGAGCCTTGGAACATGAATCAGCTTTTGTAAGTGCCATTCTTTCAGAGGATATTGATAATTCAAATGAGGTTACACTTTTTGAAATCTGGAAAGGAACAAAGGAAAGTTGGTTAAAAGAAGAACTTCCTAAACCTTATAGAAAAACATATGAGCATCAACTTGTGGATTTAATCGATGAAAGAATTATTAGCTATCTTACACCGACAGATGAGTGGAGAACTGATTTAACAAACAAAAAGATAAATTAA
- a CDS encoding YdcF family protein, translated as MIYIIKFVYSFVLPPGLFILLLLGLVIWLWKKNRRPALVLLGVTLLMFFSMTPLVSDALIGGLERKYPQPDTLQGDVIVVLGGGASSGTPDIDGEGNLYGSAANRLITAVRLHNTSGLPILFSGGQVFSDSGNEADIAKRQLLGLGVPEADILTDNQSLNTEQNAVNTAAILQEKGLKHPVLVTSGFHMPRAMQHFKNAGLSAQAYPTDYIASAEFSLQPSKFTPSPGAISTTGSALKEYLGLLAAHLFN; from the coding sequence TTGATTTACATCATCAAATTTGTATACAGCTTTGTGCTTCCTCCAGGACTTTTCATCCTACTTCTGCTCGGTCTTGTCATTTGGTTATGGAAAAAGAATCGTCGTCCAGCACTTGTTCTGCTTGGCGTTACACTGCTTATGTTTTTCTCCATGACTCCTTTAGTCAGCGATGCGTTAATCGGAGGTTTAGAACGAAAATATCCACAACCGGATACATTGCAAGGAGATGTCATTGTCGTGCTTGGTGGAGGCGCAAGCTCTGGGACACCGGATATTGATGGCGAGGGCAATTTATATGGATCAGCAGCGAATCGGCTAATTACAGCTGTACGACTACATAATACAAGTGGTTTACCCATCCTATTCTCTGGTGGACAAGTGTTCTCTGACAGCGGCAATGAAGCGGATATCGCCAAAAGACAACTCCTTGGTCTCGGTGTCCCCGAAGCGGATATCCTGACCGACAATCAATCCCTCAACACGGAGCAAAATGCAGTAAATACAGCCGCAATCCTACAAGAGAAAGGACTTAAGCATCCTGTTCTAGTCACTTCAGGCTTTCATATGCCCCGAGCGATGCAGCACTTCAAGAATGCAGGACTATCAGCGCAAGCTTATCCTACAGATTATATCGCCAGCGCTGAATTTTCGCTGCAGCCCTCAAAGTTCACTCCTTCGCCAGGAGCCATCTCCACTACAGGCTCAGCCTTGAAGGAGTATTTAGGTCTCCTTGCTGCTCATTTATTTAATTAG
- a CDS encoding phosphotransferase, translating to MPNHENEEMLTGGNVSSVYRSGDTVRRELKPDSPQIHKLLKHLENKGFSYAPKFLGIDEKGREILSFIEGEAGNYPLKGYMWSDDVLKEIARMLRLYHNSMIDFSIEESWQSIDNTPQPFEVICHNDFAIYNLIFNHERPVGIIDFDVAGPGPRLWDIAYTLYTCVPLSRIYHSETGEEVFYNSLQHADRVNQRVKLFFESYGEGIEEDYLAMVLLRLEGLCKTIKRKASEGDSAFQKMIDEGHLEHYQNDIKFIREYGKEWI from the coding sequence ATGCCAAACCATGAGAACGAAGAGATGCTAACCGGAGGAAATGTCTCTAGCGTTTATCGTTCAGGAGATACAGTACGACGAGAATTAAAGCCAGATAGTCCCCAAATTCATAAGCTATTAAAGCATTTGGAGAACAAAGGTTTCAGTTATGCACCAAAGTTTTTAGGTATTGATGAAAAAGGTAGAGAAATATTATCCTTTATTGAAGGAGAAGCTGGTAATTATCCTTTAAAAGGTTATATGTGGTCTGATGATGTATTAAAAGAAATAGCGAGGATGCTCCGTCTTTATCATAATTCTATGATAGATTTTTCAATTGAAGAAAGTTGGCAATCAATAGATAACACTCCACAACCATTCGAGGTAATCTGCCATAATGATTTTGCAATATACAACCTTATTTTTAATCATGAAAGACCAGTAGGTATTATTGATTTTGATGTTGCTGGTCCGGGTCCAAGGCTTTGGGATATAGCTTATACTCTTTATACTTGCGTTCCCTTAAGTAGGATTTATCATTCTGAAACAGGTGAGGAAGTTTTTTATAATTCATTACAGCATGCCGACCGTGTAAACCAAAGAGTCAAATTGTTTTTTGAATCTTACGGTGAGGGAATAGAAGAAGATTATTTGGCGATGGTATTGCTACGATTAGAAGGATTATGTAAAACCATTAAAAGAAAAGCCAGTGAAGGTGACAGTGCTTTCCAAAAGATGATAGATGAAGGGCATCTTGAACATTATCAAAATGATATTAAATTCATTCGTGAATATGGGAAAGAGTGGATTTAA
- a CDS encoding DUF1569 domain-containing protein: MKNIYNELHTAEILNRIENLSPNSKPEWGTMNVAQMLAHCSAFQDIALGNAFPPRYWLGRIIGRFVNSIFYNDKPTPHNMSTIPTIRILDDKNFETEKEKLKQKILTFQSNGPEKCSSHPHPFFGKFTPEQWGKGIYKHLDHHLRQFGV, translated from the coding sequence ATGAAAAATATATACAACGAATTACATACAGCGGAAATACTGAACCGTATCGAGAATTTAAGTCCAAATTCAAAACCAGAATGGGGAACAATGAATGTTGCTCAAATGTTGGCTCACTGCTCAGCATTTCAAGACATCGCATTGGGAAATGCTTTTCCCCCTAGATATTGGCTAGGAAGGATAATAGGAAGGTTTGTGAATTCTATTTTCTATAATGACAAGCCGACACCACATAATATGTCAACAATTCCGACCATACGTATTTTAGATGACAAAAATTTTGAGACAGAAAAAGAAAAACTGAAACAAAAGATTTTAACTTTCCAAAGTAATGGTCCGGAGAAATGCTCATCCCATCCACATCCTTTCTTTGGAAAGTTCACTCCTGAGCAATGGGGTAAAGGGATTTATAAACATCTAGACCATCATTTAAGACAATTTGGTGTTTAG
- a CDS encoding class I SAM-dependent methyltransferase, protein MIEHSNLEEYQDPVNYDLEFDGEMDKYQFYLELARSNPGEVLELACGTGLTTIPLSKAGITMTGVDISSAMLAYARLKAKGLTVTFMEGDARTFELDKRFSMIYLTGNAFQAFLSDQDQIDLLTTVHKHLQPDGIFAFETRNPEGTDLSDQEETEWGSFIDKDGNNVKVSGTQCYDASQHIMHWVTKRDWGDKRTTSRIACRFTDNATLHSLLNRHGFHVEHQYAEWDKTPFSPSSSSIISVCRKC, encoded by the coding sequence TTGATTGAACATAGCAATCTAGAAGAATATCAAGATCCTGTAAATTACGATCTTGAATTTGACGGTGAAATGGATAAATATCAGTTCTATCTTGAGCTTGCTAGATCGAATCCTGGGGAAGTGTTAGAACTTGCTTGTGGTACAGGCTTAACAACGATACCCCTGTCGAAAGCCGGCATAACGATGACCGGTGTAGATATCTCTTCAGCGATGCTCGCATATGCGCGATTGAAGGCGAAAGGGTTGACTGTTACTTTTATGGAAGGCGATGCCCGTACCTTTGAATTGGACAAGCGATTTTCGATGATTTATTTGACTGGTAATGCATTTCAGGCATTCTTAAGTGATCAAGATCAAATCGATTTACTTACTACCGTTCACAAGCATTTACAACCCGATGGAATCTTTGCATTCGAGACCCGTAATCCGGAGGGAACGGATTTATCCGACCAAGAGGAGACGGAATGGGGATCCTTTATTGATAAGGATGGGAATAACGTCAAGGTATCAGGCACACAATGTTACGATGCTAGCCAGCATATCATGCATTGGGTCACGAAGCGTGATTGGGGGGATAAGCGAACGACTTCCCGAATTGCTTGTCGGTTCACGGATAATGCTACGCTGCATTCTTTATTAAACCGTCATGGCTTTCACGTCGAACATCAATATGCTGAATGGGATAAAACGCCGTTCTCTCCGTCATCTTCATCTATCATTAGCGTTTGTAGAAAATGTTAG
- a CDS encoding AraC family transcriptional regulator yields MDMLVQLNKAINFIEENLTNPVDYQEVVKIACCSEYHFTRMFSFLAGITLSEYIRRRRLTLAALELSQSNIKIIDVALKYGYNSPDSFSRAFHSMHGVSPSEARVHGHSLKAFPRMVFQLTIKGGNAMNYRIENKESFRIVGVKKRVPIIFQGVNPEIASMYEGLTPEMIDEMKRFSDVEPSGFISASTNFSEGRMEEKGEFDHYIGVATTKDVWNGLDQLEVAASTWAVFTVVGSFPSALQEIWGRIYSEWFPSSGYELIEGPEILWNEHKDITSPNFKSEIWVPITKK; encoded by the coding sequence ATGGATATGCTGGTACAACTGAACAAAGCTATAAACTTTATTGAGGAGAACCTGACAAATCCTGTTGATTATCAGGAGGTTGTGAAAATAGCCTGCTGTTCGGAATACCATTTTACTCGCATGTTCTCATTCCTAGCAGGCATTACTCTGTCGGAATACATCCGTCGTCGACGTCTAACTTTGGCAGCACTCGAGCTTTCACAAAGTAATATCAAAATTATCGATGTCGCTCTGAAATATGGTTATAATTCACCTGATTCCTTTTCTAGGGCTTTCCATAGCATGCATGGGGTTAGCCCTTCGGAAGCTCGGGTCCATGGACATTCCCTTAAGGCTTTCCCTCGGATGGTGTTTCAGCTGACTATCAAAGGAGGAAATGCAATGAATTACCGTATTGAAAACAAAGAATCTTTTCGCATCGTGGGGGTAAAAAAACGGGTACCAATCATTTTCCAAGGGGTCAATCCGGAGATTGCATCGATGTATGAGGGGTTGACGCCGGAAATGATTGATGAGATGAAGAGATTTTCTGATGTTGAGCCTTCAGGGTTTATAAGCGCCTCTACAAATTTCTCTGAAGGGCGTATGGAGGAAAAAGGAGAGTTCGATCATTACATTGGCGTTGCCACTACGAAAGACGTATGGAATGGCTTAGATCAGCTGGAAGTGGCGGCCTCTACGTGGGCTGTATTCACAGTCGTCGGCTCTTTTCCGAGTGCGCTACAAGAGATCTGGGGGCGAATATATTCGGAATGGTTTCCGTCATCGGGATATGAGCTAATTGAAGGGCCTGAAATACTTTGGAATGAGCACAAAGATATCACATCGCCAAATTTTAAAAGCGAAATATGGGTGCCTATCACTAAGAAATAA
- a CDS encoding phosphotransferase, with the protein MDYTKCFNKVLLKYSFIDPFVELIRHNENITYKVTEKGSENTYLLRMHKPITKNMQGVHNTREAIQSELEYLLAWSTHSELPVQIPIPNLNGELVSTVIIETEEIHCSVLKWLFGETMSKQDLNTEETVSILGTRIAHLHQFSMSYQHDSSFIRPKYELEWTNTMLTHLRTGKEMGIITSMDFNILEKTLSLINDRIKVLSKTKETWGFIHADINYSNLILTSKGISFIDFGLSGFGYYAMDVAMGALMMKSEMRDAVLFGYTNIFSRRLDTEQLEGFMLLAIFGYYAFLVSKKDSHKWLCEQMPGLIEVCKPFLDGETIFYDI; encoded by the coding sequence ATGGATTATACTAAGTGCTTTAATAAAGTTTTACTGAAGTATTCTTTTATTGATCCTTTCGTAGAATTGATTCGTCATAATGAAAACATTACATATAAAGTAACAGAAAAGGGATCTGAAAATACTTACTTGTTGCGAATGCATAAACCCATTACAAAAAACATGCAGGGTGTGCATAATACACGCGAGGCTATCCAATCGGAATTAGAATATCTGTTAGCTTGGTCGACTCATTCTGAATTACCTGTTCAAATCCCTATTCCAAATCTAAACGGTGAACTGGTATCAACCGTCATCATTGAAACAGAAGAAATACATTGTTCAGTTTTAAAATGGCTTTTTGGGGAAACCATGTCCAAGCAAGATTTGAACACTGAGGAGACAGTCAGTATCTTAGGGACACGTATTGCACATTTACATCAGTTTTCGATGAGCTATCAACATGATTCAAGTTTTATAAGACCTAAATATGAGTTAGAGTGGACAAATACCATGTTGACCCATTTGAGAACAGGTAAAGAAATGGGTATTATCACTTCAATGGATTTTAATATTCTTGAAAAAACACTTTCGTTGATAAACGATCGTATTAAAGTACTGAGCAAAACGAAAGAGACTTGGGGATTTATTCATGCCGACATCAACTATAGCAACTTAATTCTCACATCAAAAGGGATTTCATTCATTGATTTTGGTTTATCGGGTTTTGGATATTACGCGATGGACGTGGCTATGGGTGCCCTTATGATGAAAAGCGAAATGCGAGATGCTGTATTATTTGGCTACACTAATATTTTTTCCAGAAGATTAGATACTGAGCAGCTGGAGGGTTTTATGTTATTAGCGATATTTGGGTACTATGCTTTTCTAGTAAGTAAAAAAGATTCGCATAAGTGGCTATGTGAACAAATGCCAGGTTTAATTGAAGTTTGTAAGCCTTTCCTAGACGGTGAAACGATATTTTACGATATTTGA
- a CDS encoding LytTR family transcriptional regulator DNA-binding domain-containing protein yields MQFQPIYYNGELLLPKIELNMISNQSIGIITDLKRKLLLMDQLVDHSRYYLFRVQQNEYMRLTVEELITFLIRVTERNEYAASLMDYFSLKEERKVKIKDLSSSKRMYVTLVRVFFAHQPVLVLEEPYFYLEEQDRRQFKRILDDLSKEKQILILTSNLEDALISCDAIYRLNESGFHSLDIRDSEEDKQEVQKQDEPNITLQKISTKRNDKVILFNPPEIDFIESVDGSILVHVGGENYDCALTLTELEQRMLNFGFFRCHRSYIVNLQKVREIITWTKNSYSLRLNTGQDAVVPLSRSKLQELKALLNI; encoded by the coding sequence ATGCAATTTCAACCAATTTATTATAATGGGGAATTACTTCTACCAAAGATCGAATTAAATATGATATCGAACCAATCGATTGGCATTATAACGGACTTGAAGCGAAAGCTGCTTTTAATGGATCAATTAGTTGATCATTCCCGATATTATTTATTTCGGGTTCAACAAAACGAGTATATGCGTTTAACGGTGGAAGAGCTAATCACTTTTCTAATCAGAGTAACAGAGAGGAATGAATATGCCGCTTCGTTGATGGATTATTTTTCTTTAAAAGAAGAGCGGAAGGTGAAAATCAAAGATCTAAGCTCATCGAAAAGGATGTATGTGACCTTGGTGCGTGTCTTTTTCGCGCATCAGCCTGTACTAGTACTAGAGGAACCCTACTTTTACCTGGAAGAGCAGGATCGCCGTCAATTTAAACGGATTCTGGACGACCTTTCGAAAGAAAAACAGATTTTAATCCTAACTTCGAATTTAGAGGATGCCCTAATTTCCTGTGATGCCATTTACCGGTTGAACGAGTCCGGATTTCATTCACTCGATATTCGGGACTCCGAAGAGGACAAGCAGGAAGTACAGAAACAGGACGAGCCCAATATCACCTTGCAGAAGATCTCTACCAAACGAAATGACAAAGTGATTTTATTTAATCCGCCTGAAATCGATTTTATAGAAAGTGTAGATGGTTCGATTCTTGTTCATGTGGGCGGGGAAAATTACGACTGTGCTCTGACGCTAACCGAGTTGGAGCAGAGAATGTTGAATTTCGGTTTTTTTAGGTGTCACCGCTCCTACATCGTTAATCTGCAAAAAGTAAGAGAGATTATTACCTGGACGAAGAATAGCTACAGCTTGCGGTTAAATACAGGTCAAGATGCCGTGGTTCCGTTATCCCGTTCCAAATTACAGGAATTAAAAGCACTTCTGAACATTTAA
- a CDS encoding ABC transporter ATP-binding protein gives MDVIQVERVRKRFGNKDALADVSFSIPKGEIFGFLGPSGSGKTTLIKILTAQLNPTSGQASVFNQPAEMMHQSAQKMRFGILTDNSGLYERLSIEENLELYRKLYDLPRSAVDKVLQFVNLSGERKKKVILLSKGMRQRVMLACAIIHEPELLFLDEPTSALDPVNSAHIYKGLRYLNDKGTTIFLTTHDMAEAELICNRVAILYQGQIQTIGSPKDLKRQHRENVVCVELINGEAYELPIDEGTADQIADWMRRGLIDRLETKEPSLGDIFIKMTGSELL, from the coding sequence ATGGATGTTATCCAAGTAGAACGTGTCCGTAAGAGATTTGGAAATAAGGATGCGTTGGCAGATGTGTCTTTTTCAATTCCGAAAGGGGAAATTTTTGGCTTCCTCGGTCCGAGTGGTTCAGGGAAAACGACATTAATCAAGATTTTAACTGCGCAATTAAATCCAACAAGTGGACAGGCAAGTGTATTTAACCAACCAGCGGAGATGATGCATCAGTCTGCACAAAAGATGCGCTTCGGCATTTTGACGGATAACAGTGGTCTATATGAGAGATTATCGATTGAGGAAAATCTGGAGCTGTATCGTAAGTTATATGATCTTCCCAGATCTGCGGTCGATAAGGTGCTGCAGTTTGTAAACTTAAGCGGAGAGCGCAAAAAGAAAGTCATTCTCTTATCGAAAGGGATGCGTCAGCGTGTCATGTTGGCCTGCGCGATTATCCATGAGCCCGAATTATTATTTCTAGATGAACCTACTTCGGCTTTAGATCCGGTAAACTCAGCACATATTTATAAAGGCTTACGCTACCTAAATGACAAAGGGACAACGATTTTTTTAACTACGCATGATATGGCTGAGGCAGAATTAATATGTAACCGTGTAGCGATTCTGTATCAGGGACAAATCCAAACCATCGGTTCACCTAAGGATCTTAAACGACAGCACCGAGAAAACGTAGTTTGTGTTGAATTAATCAATGGGGAAGCTTACGAGCTCCCGATCGATGAGGGAACGGCTGATCAAATCGCGGATTGGATGAGACGAGGGTTAATTGATCGATTAGAAACGAAAGAGCCAAGTCTAGGTGATATTTTTATTAAAATGACAGGAAGTGAGTTACTATGA
- a CDS encoding VOC family protein, translating to MSEEVIEKKAKSRVTLGKPIQVRLVSDLQKSQSYYRDCLGCSVDDWGHTERDDMCFILQQAISSEDVKPNVVSAKRLNYPTEWIGPDYGWDTFLRIGWEELDQFVEEVRVNGGNIGIEPFTGAHGDWEFKNAHILDPDGYNIVLGAMRKIK from the coding sequence GTGAGTGAAGAAGTAATCGAAAAGAAAGCAAAGTCCAGAGTAACACTGGGAAAACCAATTCAGGTTCGTCTAGTTTCCGACCTGCAGAAATCGCAGTCCTATTACCGTGATTGCCTCGGATGTTCTGTGGATGATTGGGGACATACGGAACGCGATGACATGTGTTTCATACTTCAGCAAGCTATTTCAAGCGAGGATGTAAAACCAAATGTCGTCTCTGCAAAGCGCCTGAATTATCCTACAGAATGGATAGGTCCTGACTACGGCTGGGATACTTTCCTGCGCATCGGTTGGGAGGAACTAGACCAATTTGTCGAAGAAGTGCGTGTGAATGGTGGCAATATCGGAATCGAACCGTTTACGGGAGCACACGGCGATTGGGAATTTAAGAATGCCCATATCCTTGATCCTGACGGATACAATATTGTTCTAGGTGCAATGCGAAAGATTAAGTAA
- a CDS encoding class I SAM-dependent methyltransferase produces MDKNSVYRTNIIGAGEVGSAISVDMDKNVIHETNSLFWDTKGNDILGATSLPLYGAFLSEEKCQLFGDVSGKKMLEIGCGSGQSLQYHGERKASELWGMDLSENQIEKTGQYLKSCGLSAKLICSPMEEKCGIPEDYFDFVYSIYAIGWTTDLEGTFSRIASYLKKDGVFIFSWSHPIHKCVVAENDMLIFKKCYFDESWYTVTLDESTLTLSDRKLSTYVNALSKAGFVIEEMIEQSDDELMQSRGDNDDFAKKAKMLPVTFVIKARKL; encoded by the coding sequence ATGGACAAGAATTCTGTTTATAGAACAAATATTATAGGTGCTGGCGAGGTTGGTAGCGCTATCTCAGTCGATATGGACAAGAATGTTATTCATGAAACTAACAGCTTATTTTGGGATACAAAAGGAAATGATATTTTAGGAGCAACCTCACTTCCTTTATATGGAGCATTTCTCTCAGAAGAAAAATGCCAACTTTTTGGCGATGTTTCAGGAAAAAAGATGCTAGAGATAGGCTGTGGAAGCGGTCAATCTTTACAGTATCACGGGGAACGCAAAGCATCTGAACTCTGGGGTATGGATCTATCAGAAAACCAAATCGAGAAGACAGGGCAATATTTGAAGTCGTGTGGACTTTCAGCAAAATTAATCTGTTCTCCCATGGAAGAAAAATGTGGCATACCAGAGGATTATTTTGACTTTGTTTATTCGATTTATGCCATAGGCTGGACAACCGACCTTGAGGGTACTTTTAGCAGGATTGCTTCTTACCTAAAAAAAGACGGCGTATTTATTTTCAGTTGGTCTCACCCTATACACAAATGTGTTGTTGCAGAAAATGATATGCTTATTTTTAAAAAATGTTATTTCGATGAATCTTGGTATACAGTAACTCTTGACGAAAGTACGCTAACCTTATCTGACCGTAAACTATCAACCTATGTGAATGCGCTCTCAAAAGCGGGGTTTGTCATTGAAGAAATGATTGAGCAATCTGATGATGAACTTATGCAATCGCGGGGCGATAACGACGATTTTGCAAAAAAAGCAAAGATGCTTCCTGTAACTTTTGTAATCAAAGCAAGAAAACTATAG